One genomic segment of Pedobacter endophyticus includes these proteins:
- a CDS encoding P-loop NTPase family protein, which translates to MQNTTLGQLKATNYKSRSVKEELRENLINVLSSKKTEFEGIIGYDETVIPELQTAILSRHNILLLGLRGQAKTRIARLMVNLLDEYVPYVAGSEIFDDPLNPISWYAKNEIATKGDDTEIAWLHRSERYTEKLATPDVTVADLIGDVDPIKAATLKLTYNDERVIHFGLIPRAHRSIFVINELPDLQARIQVALFNMLQEKDIQIRGFKLRLPLDIQFVFTANPEDYTNRGSIVTPLKDRIESQILTHYPKSIEISRKITFQEAKLTAEQRANIEADGLVKDLVEQIAFEARKSEYIDQKSGVSARLTISAYENLISTAERRMLISGEKNTFVRLSDLAGIIPAITGKIELVYEGELEGPAHVATTLIGKAVKTLFARYFPDPEKAKKSKNANPYSEITEWFTEGHNVDVTDTLTNAQYKRALMLVPSLYDTVKKFHAKLSENQTLLLMEFVLHGLAEYSQLSKNYLNGGFGFSDMFGSLFNAEFDEEDEDDFR; encoded by the coding sequence ATGCAAAACACAACGTTAGGCCAGTTAAAGGCAACAAATTATAAATCAAGAAGTGTTAAAGAAGAGCTTCGGGAAAACCTGATTAATGTGCTCAGCAGTAAAAAGACAGAATTTGAGGGAATTATCGGTTATGATGAAACTGTAATTCCTGAGCTGCAAACCGCCATTCTGTCTCGCCACAACATTTTACTTTTGGGTTTACGCGGTCAGGCAAAAACACGAATTGCCCGTTTAATGGTGAACTTGTTGGATGAGTACGTTCCTTACGTTGCCGGAAGCGAAATCTTCGATGATCCGCTGAACCCAATTTCATGGTATGCAAAGAACGAAATTGCTACAAAGGGCGACGATACCGAAATTGCATGGCTTCACCGCAGCGAACGCTACACCGAAAAACTGGCGACACCCGATGTTACGGTTGCTGATTTAATTGGCGACGTAGATCCGATTAAGGCGGCTACCTTAAAACTTACTTATAATGATGAACGCGTGATCCACTTTGGACTGATTCCGAGGGCACACCGCAGTATTTTCGTTATCAATGAGTTGCCCGATTTGCAGGCCCGCATACAAGTAGCGCTATTTAACATGCTACAAGAGAAAGATATTCAAATCCGCGGATTTAAGTTGCGTTTGCCACTCGATATTCAATTTGTGTTTACTGCAAACCCTGAAGATTATACCAATCGGGGAAGCATTGTAACGCCATTGAAAGACAGGATTGAAAGCCAAATTTTAACACACTATCCGAAGAGCATCGAGATTTCTCGCAAAATCACTTTTCAGGAGGCCAAGCTTACCGCCGAACAGCGTGCCAACATTGAGGCCGACGGTTTGGTTAAGGATTTAGTAGAGCAAATTGCATTCGAAGCTCGAAAAAGTGAATACATCGATCAAAAATCAGGCGTTTCGGCAAGGTTGACCATATCTGCCTACGAAAATTTAATCAGCACAGCTGAGCGCAGAATGCTCATATCCGGCGAAAAAAATACATTCGTCCGCTTATCAGACCTTGCGGGAATCATTCCTGCAATAACAGGAAAAATTGAACTCGTTTACGAGGGCGAATTGGAAGGACCTGCACATGTAGCCACCACGTTAATTGGCAAGGCTGTAAAAACGCTGTTTGCCCGTTATTTTCCTGACCCGGAAAAGGCCAAGAAATCCAAAAACGCAAACCCTTATTCGGAAATTACAGAATGGTTTACCGAAGGACACAACGTAGATGTAACCGATACGTTAACCAATGCGCAATACAAAAGGGCATTAATGCTTGTGCCAAGCTTGTACGATACGGTGAAAAAATTTCACGCGAAGTTGAGCGAAAACCAAACGCTGCTGCTGATGGAGTTCGTATTACACGGGTTAGCAGAATATTCTCAGCTCAGCAAAAACTACCTTAACGGTGGGTTTGGCTTTTCTGACATGTTCGGTAGTTTGTTCAACGCCGAGTTTGATGAGGAAGACGAAGACGACTTTAGATAA
- a CDS encoding vWA domain-containing protein, producing the protein MRGFRFSDYKPGDTPQGGFDELLKLFSELLNYTAGDASEALSWLNELDKQYQLTNNDYGIGNFIDDLKERGYLTEDNQSGEIKITAKAEQTIRKSALDEIFGKLKKSGRGNHNSNQSGIGEEKNADRREYNFGDSLDQIDMTASIQNAQINHGIGDFTLTDRDLEVEEKDFKTLTSTVLMIDISHSMILYGEDRITPAKKVAMALAELIKTKYPKDTLDIVVFGNDAWPITVKDLPYLQVGPYHTNTFAGLELATDLLRRRKTHNKQIFMITDGKPTCLKENGKYYKNSMGLDRKVINKTLNMAAQCKRLKIPITTFMIAKDPYLQQFVRQFTEINGGRAFYSSLNGLGEYIFEDYIKNRRKTVK; encoded by the coding sequence ATGAGAGGTTTTCGTTTTTCTGATTATAAGCCCGGCGATACGCCACAGGGAGGGTTTGATGAGTTGCTTAAGTTATTTAGCGAGCTGCTAAATTACACTGCAGGCGATGCATCAGAAGCTTTGAGCTGGCTCAACGAGCTCGATAAACAATATCAGCTTACCAATAACGATTATGGCATTGGCAATTTCATCGACGACTTGAAAGAACGCGGTTATTTAACTGAAGATAACCAGTCGGGCGAAATTAAAATTACCGCTAAAGCAGAGCAAACCATTCGTAAATCGGCTTTGGATGAGATTTTTGGTAAACTTAAAAAGTCTGGTCGGGGCAACCACAACAGTAATCAATCCGGCATCGGCGAAGAAAAGAATGCCGACAGGCGTGAATATAATTTCGGCGATAGTTTAGACCAGATCGACATGACGGCCTCTATCCAAAATGCACAGATAAACCACGGTATTGGCGATTTCACGCTGACGGACAGGGATTTGGAAGTTGAAGAAAAGGACTTTAAAACGTTAACGTCTACAGTGCTGATGATCGATATTTCGCATTCGATGATTTTATATGGTGAAGACCGCATTACGCCAGCAAAGAAAGTGGCGATGGCGCTGGCCGAATTAATCAAGACAAAATACCCAAAAGACACGCTTGATATTGTTGTTTTTGGAAACGATGCCTGGCCAATTACCGTTAAGGATTTGCCTTATTTGCAGGTTGGCCCCTACCACACCAATACTTTTGCCGGCCTTGAATTAGCGACCGATCTGCTTCGCCGAAGAAAAACGCACAATAAGCAGATTTTTATGATCACCGATGGAAAACCTACCTGTTTAAAAGAAAACGGCAAGTACTATAAAAACAGCATGGGCCTCGATCGAAAAGTGATTAACAAAACGCTGAATATGGCGGCGCAATGCAAGCGACTAAAAATTCCAATCACTACTTTCATGATCGCCAAAGACCCCTATTTGCAGCAATTTGTACGTCAGTTTACCGAAATTAATGGCGGACGGGCGTTTTACAGTTCGCTGAATGGTTTAGGCGAATACATCTTTGAAGATTACATTAAAAACAGAAGGAAAACGGTTAAATAA
- the trmB gene encoding tRNA (guanosine(46)-N7)-methyltransferase TrmB, producing the protein MGKDKLRRFAEIETFANVYQLEEGQALKGNWGKTHFKNDNPVVLELACGKGEYTVNLATLFPDKNFIGVDYKGNRIWRGAKTAIEEGIANVAFLRIQIENLLDYFGSGEIDEIWITFPDPQPQISREKKRLTFPAFLNRYKTVLKPDGKVNLKTDNDQLYAYTCEKIAELGLVVHKNTDHLYTSDLVDEVLSIKTYYEKKYLLHDKNINYIQFSFE; encoded by the coding sequence TTGGGTAAAGATAAACTTAGGCGATTTGCAGAGATAGAAACCTTTGCAAATGTATATCAATTAGAAGAAGGACAAGCGCTAAAAGGAAACTGGGGCAAAACACATTTTAAAAACGATAATCCGGTGGTGCTGGAACTAGCCTGCGGAAAAGGCGAATACACGGTAAATCTGGCCACCTTATTTCCTGATAAAAACTTTATAGGCGTAGACTATAAAGGCAACAGGATTTGGAGGGGCGCAAAAACGGCCATTGAGGAAGGCATTGCAAATGTTGCTTTCTTAAGAATCCAGATTGAGAATTTGCTCGATTACTTTGGTAGCGGCGAAATTGATGAAATTTGGATTACATTTCCTGATCCGCAACCGCAAATAAGTCGCGAGAAAAAACGACTTACCTTCCCAGCATTTTTAAACCGTTATAAAACGGTGTTAAAACCGGACGGAAAGGTAAATCTTAAAACTGATAACGACCAGCTGTATGCTTATACCTGCGAAAAAATTGCCGAGCTGGGTTTAGTGGTACACAAAAATACCGATCATTTATACACGTCGGATTTGGTTGATGAAGTGCTTTCTATCAAAACCTATTACGAGAAAAAATACTTGCTGCACGATAAAAACATCAATTACATCCAATTTTCATTTGAATAA
- a CDS encoding SprT-like domain-containing protein, protein MLNAENIYLSDVEKVKVLAQYMPEQAAPLIAKWIDYFQCEFKIAKTRATKLGDYRHPYRDKGHRISVNFNLNHYAFLVTTVHEFAHLLTWNDFKNKVKPHGTEWKKNFQRMMVPFFDMNVFPDDVHKAIDNYMSNPAASSCSDLHLSRALKKYDSDKTETLHLEQLPNNTTFKIKDGRRFTKGERIRKRYRCVCLDDKRIYLFNPLAEVFVLE, encoded by the coding sequence ATGCTAAATGCCGAAAATATTTATCTTAGCGATGTGGAAAAGGTGAAAGTTTTAGCGCAGTATATGCCCGAACAGGCGGCGCCGCTAATTGCGAAATGGATAGATTATTTTCAGTGCGAATTTAAGATTGCGAAGACGCGTGCTACTAAACTTGGCGATTACCGCCATCCATATCGCGATAAAGGCCATCGGATTTCCGTGAATTTTAACCTTAATCATTATGCTTTTTTGGTGACGACCGTACACGAATTTGCGCATTTGTTAACCTGGAATGATTTTAAAAACAAGGTTAAGCCGCATGGTACGGAATGGAAAAAGAACTTTCAACGGATGATGGTTCCGTTTTTCGACATGAACGTTTTTCCTGATGATGTGCATAAGGCAATAGATAATTATATGTCGAATCCTGCAGCCTCCAGCTGCTCTGATTTGCACTTGTCTCGAGCGTTGAAAAAATACGATTCTGATAAAACGGAGACTTTACATTTGGAGCAGTTGCCAAATAACACCACGTTTAAGATCAAAGATGGGCGTCGGTTTACTAAAGGCGAGCGAATTAGAAAACGCTATCGTTGTGTTTGCCTGGATGATAAGCGGATCTATCTTTTTAATCCGCTCGCAGAGGTTTTTGTTTTGGAGTAG
- the ade gene encoding adenine deaminase, whose product MKIAGNIVDIANRNIFFGEVEVENGIIKALNRISEPKDAPFILPGFIDSHVHIESSMLIPSEFARLAIVHGTVATVSDPHEIANVCGMDGVTYMIGNGETVPFKFNFGAPSCVPATIFETSGAELNHNDVKALLERPQIKYLSEMMNFPGVLNKDEEVLKKIAAAHELGKPVDGHAPGLRGDAVQQYIDAGISTDHECFTAEEALDKLQRGMKILIREGSAAKNFEALIDLLNDWPEMIMFCSDDKHPDSLVESHINALCARAVAKGIDVFNVLQAACINPVNHYKLDVGTLKPGDFADFIVVEDLKEFKVIQTYIDGKLLAENGKVVGDWLKHTTNEQLVNHFNCRVKKAEDFAYPFLGQETIQVIEALDGQLITNRSSGAPKIEGKNIVSDVDHDILKMVVVNRYKDAPIAVSFVRNFGLQTGAIASSVAHDSHNIIAVGVNDQSICDAVNLVIAEAGGIAAVGNEKEDVLPLPVAGLMSNENGYDVAKRYTSIDRFAKELGSTLLAPFMTLSFMALLVIPHLKLSDKGLFDGEKFEFV is encoded by the coding sequence ATGAAAATCGCGGGAAATATAGTAGACATCGCCAACCGAAACATCTTCTTTGGCGAAGTTGAGGTCGAAAATGGCATAATTAAGGCATTAAATCGGATTTCCGAACCAAAAGATGCGCCTTTCATTTTACCCGGTTTCATCGATAGCCATGTTCACATTGAAAGTAGCATGCTTATTCCGAGTGAATTTGCAAGGCTGGCCATTGTGCATGGTACCGTTGCTACGGTGAGCGATCCGCACGAAATAGCCAATGTTTGCGGCATGGACGGCGTAACCTACATGATCGGGAATGGCGAAACCGTTCCCTTTAAGTTTAATTTTGGTGCACCGAGCTGTGTACCGGCAACAATTTTTGAAACCTCTGGTGCAGAATTGAACCATAACGATGTAAAAGCATTGTTGGAGCGCCCGCAAATTAAGTACTTGAGCGAAATGATGAATTTCCCAGGGGTGCTTAATAAGGATGAGGAAGTGCTGAAAAAAATTGCCGCGGCGCATGAATTGGGTAAACCTGTTGATGGCCACGCCCCCGGATTACGCGGTGACGCGGTTCAGCAATATATCGATGCCGGAATTTCGACCGATCATGAATGTTTTACCGCCGAGGAAGCATTGGATAAGTTGCAACGCGGAATGAAGATTCTTATTCGCGAGGGAAGCGCCGCGAAAAACTTCGAGGCCCTAATTGATCTGTTAAACGACTGGCCAGAAATGATTATGTTTTGCAGCGACGATAAACACCCCGACAGCTTGGTCGAAAGCCACATTAACGCACTTTGCGCACGCGCTGTAGCCAAGGGAATCGATGTTTTCAACGTATTGCAAGCCGCTTGCATAAATCCTGTCAATCATTACAAATTAGATGTTGGGACCCTTAAACCCGGCGACTTTGCCGATTTTATTGTGGTAGAAGATCTGAAGGAATTTAAAGTAATACAAACTTACATCGATGGAAAGTTACTTGCAGAAAACGGGAAAGTTGTTGGCGATTGGCTAAAACATACCACCAATGAGCAATTGGTTAATCACTTTAATTGCCGCGTCAAAAAGGCTGAAGACTTTGCTTACCCATTTCTCGGGCAGGAAACAATTCAAGTAATAGAAGCTTTGGACGGTCAATTGATTACGAACCGGAGCTCGGGAGCGCCAAAAATTGAAGGCAAAAATATAGTAAGCGATGTTGACCATGATATTTTAAAAATGGTTGTCGTTAACCGCTACAAAGACGCTCCCATTGCAGTGTCTTTCGTTAGGAACTTTGGTTTGCAAACTGGCGCCATTGCCTCGAGCGTGGCCCACGATAGCCACAATATCATCGCTGTTGGTGTAAACGACCAAAGCATTTGCGACGCCGTAAACCTTGTTATTGCCGAAGCCGGCGGCATCGCCGCTGTTGGAAACGAAAAGGAAGACGTTTTGCCCTTGCCCGTTGCCGGATTAATGAGCAATGAAAACGGCTACGATGTTGCCAAACGCTATACTTCAATCGATCGGTTTGCAAAGGAACTGGGCTCAACTTTGCTCGCTCCCTTCATGACACTTTCTTTTATGGCATTATTGGTTATCCCACATTTAAAATTGAGCGATAAGGGTCTGTTCGATGGAGAAAAGTTCGAGTTTGTTTAA
- a CDS encoding metallophosphoesterase, producing the protein MGRLPFIIAACILITAFDIYFYRAIIAVFKWKPRTKKVFAILYWSYSILLIVGVFAGIYLNLFLTLRAIILVAFFLTVACKIAMLPFLILDDLRRLSIKIFRRKRVTKDQPITEAEPISRSEFLVKAGLVAAAVPLTSLSWGIISGAYDYQVRRVNLILPNLPKAFDGITLGQVSDIHSGSFYNKTAVKGGVEMLMKEKPDFVFFTGDLVNNLTNEVRDYQDIFSKVKAPLGVYSSLGNHDYGDYYFGKESSPAKVKNLKDMIDVHKVMGYDLLMNENRRLKVDGEEIGILGIENWGMGRFPKYGKMELAVQNTDDLPVKLLLSHDPSHWRGEVLQKYPQIDAMFSGHTHGMQFGVRLKEYQWSPIQYIYKEWAGLYHEQHQQLYVNVGYGFLGYPGRVGILPEITIFTLKKS; encoded by the coding sequence ATGGGAAGATTACCGTTTATTATTGCCGCCTGTATCCTCATTACGGCTTTCGATATTTATTTTTACCGGGCCATTATTGCCGTATTTAAGTGGAAGCCGCGAACCAAAAAAGTCTTCGCCATCCTTTATTGGAGCTACAGCATACTCCTGATTGTGGGTGTATTTGCCGGCATTTACCTGAACCTCTTCCTCACTTTAAGAGCCATTATTTTAGTGGCATTCTTTTTAACCGTTGCCTGCAAAATAGCGATGTTGCCGTTCTTGATTTTAGACGATTTACGCCGATTATCGATCAAAATTTTCAGGAGAAAGCGAGTTACTAAAGATCAACCCATTACCGAGGCCGAACCGATTTCGCGTTCTGAGTTTTTGGTAAAGGCGGGCCTGGTTGCCGCAGCCGTTCCGCTAACATCGCTTAGCTGGGGCATTATTTCCGGTGCCTACGATTATCAGGTGAGGCGTGTAAACTTAATACTTCCAAATCTTCCAAAAGCGTTTGACGGGATTACTTTGGGTCAAGTTTCAGATATCCATTCAGGCAGTTTCTATAACAAAACAGCCGTTAAGGGGGGTGTAGAAATGTTAATGAAAGAGAAGCCAGATTTCGTTTTTTTCACAGGCGATTTGGTGAATAACCTCACTAATGAAGTACGAGATTATCAGGATATATTTTCGAAAGTTAAGGCTCCCCTTGGCGTTTATTCTTCACTCGGCAATCACGATTACGGCGATTATTATTTCGGGAAGGAATCATCGCCGGCAAAAGTGAAAAATCTTAAAGATATGATCGACGTTCATAAGGTGATGGGCTACGACTTGTTGATGAACGAAAATCGCCGTTTAAAGGTTGATGGTGAGGAAATAGGAATATTAGGAATCGAAAATTGGGGAATGGGCCGCTTTCCGAAGTATGGAAAAATGGAACTGGCGGTTCAAAATACCGACGATTTGCCAGTAAAGCTTTTATTGAGCCACGACCCTTCGCACTGGCGAGGAGAGGTTCTACAAAAGTACCCCCAAATCGATGCCATGTTTAGCGGACATACACACGGAATGCAATTTGGCGTTCGTTTGAAAGAATACCAGTGGAGCCCGATCCAATACATTTATAAAGAATGGGCGGGGTTGTATCACGAACAGCACCAACAGCTTTATGTTAATGTAGGCTATGGCTTTTTGGGCTATCCGGGCAGAGTCGGCATTTTGCCTGAGATCACGATTTTTACGTTGAAAAAATCTTAA
- the fcl gene encoding GDP-L-fucose synthase yields the protein MEKNAKVYVAGHRGMVGSAIYRKLQKEGFEHILVKTSSELDLRNQEAVAQFFEEEKPDYVFLAAAKVGGIVANNTYRADFLYENLAIQNNVIHSAYVNGVKKLMFLGSSCIYPKMAPQPLKEDYLLTGTLEHTNEPYAIAKIAGIKMCDAYRDQYGCNFISVMPTNLYGYNDNYHPQNSHVLPALIRKVHEAKVNNEKQVTVWGSGSPLREFLFADDLADACYFLMENYNEPNLINIGTGHDLTIKDLALLIKDVLGFDGELVFDASKPDGTPRKLMDVSKLHALGWKHQIELPEGIALAYQDFESRY from the coding sequence TTGGAAAAAAACGCTAAAGTTTATGTTGCTGGTCATCGTGGCATGGTTGGTTCAGCAATCTATCGTAAATTGCAAAAAGAGGGGTTTGAGCATATCCTTGTTAAAACATCGTCGGAATTAGATTTAAGAAACCAGGAAGCTGTGGCTCAGTTTTTTGAAGAAGAAAAGCCCGATTATGTGTTCCTGGCTGCCGCCAAGGTAGGCGGAATTGTTGCCAATAATACTTATCGTGCCGATTTCCTTTACGAGAATCTGGCAATTCAGAATAACGTTATCCACAGCGCTTACGTTAACGGAGTAAAGAAACTCATGTTCCTCGGCTCCAGCTGTATTTATCCTAAAATGGCGCCACAGCCTTTAAAAGAAGATTATTTGTTAACCGGAACGTTAGAGCATACCAATGAGCCTTATGCCATTGCCAAAATTGCTGGCATAAAAATGTGCGATGCTTATCGCGATCAGTATGGTTGCAACTTCATTTCCGTTATGCCAACAAATCTTTACGGTTACAATGATAATTACCATCCGCAAAATTCACATGTGTTGCCGGCTTTAATTCGCAAGGTACACGAGGCAAAGGTTAACAATGAGAAACAGGTTACCGTTTGGGGATCCGGCTCTCCACTGCGTGAGTTTTTGTTTGCCGATGATTTGGCTGATGCCTGCTACTTTTTGATGGAGAATTATAACGAGCCTAATTTGATAAACATAGGCACAGGCCACGATTTAACAATAAAAGATCTGGCGCTGTTGATTAAGGACGTGCTGGGCTTCGATGGCGAATTGGTTTTCGACGCCTCAAAACCCGACGGAACTCCTCGCAAGCTGATGGATGTAAGCAAACTGCATGCACTTGGCTGGAAACACCAAATCGAATTACCCGAAGGCATCGCTTTGGCGTATCAGGATTTTGAAAGCAGGTATTAG
- a CDS encoding ThuA domain-containing protein, with product MKKRHFLCLLSFLIFSLQSHAWIKNNPKILVFSKTKGFRHASIGAGKAAIMKLGLSNHFDVDTTENATAFTEENLKKYTVVVFLSTTGDVLDNAQQVAFERYIQAGGAYVGIHAATDTEYDWPWYGKLAGAYFTSHPAVQEARFIVKDKKHPSTKFLTDSIWMHKDELYNFKNINPDIHVLISIDETSYKGGTNGNFHPFSWYHSFDGGRAFYTSMGHTDQTWSDEKFLKHLLGGIEYAIGKQKKLDYSKAHSTL from the coding sequence ATGAAAAAGCGCCATTTTCTTTGCTTATTGTCTTTCTTGATCTTCTCGCTACAGAGCCATGCCTGGATAAAGAACAACCCAAAAATTCTTGTTTTCTCGAAAACCAAAGGGTTTAGGCATGCATCTATCGGCGCAGGCAAAGCCGCAATTATGAAGCTCGGATTGTCAAATCATTTTGATGTAGATACGACAGAAAACGCAACAGCATTTACCGAAGAAAACCTGAAAAAATATACGGTGGTGGTTTTTTTGAGCACAACAGGCGATGTGTTAGACAACGCCCAACAAGTTGCTTTTGAAAGATATATTCAGGCCGGCGGCGCCTATGTTGGCATACATGCAGCGACTGATACGGAATACGATTGGCCCTGGTATGGAAAATTGGCCGGTGCTTATTTTACGAGTCACCCGGCTGTGCAAGAGGCCAGGTTTATTGTTAAAGATAAAAAGCATCCATCAACCAAATTCTTAACTGATTCTATCTGGATGCACAAAGACGAATTATACAATTTCAAGAATATCAATCCCGATATCCACGTTTTAATCTCCATCGATGAAACCTCGTACAAAGGCGGCACCAACGGAAACTTTCATCCGTTCAGCTGGTACCATAGCTTCGATGGCGGAAGGGCTTTTTATACCTCAATGGGGCATACCGACCAAACCTGGAGCGATGAAAAGTTTTTGAAACACCTGCTGGGAGGGATAGAATATGCCATTGGCAAGCAAAAGAAACTGGATTACTCCAAAGCGCACTCCACATTGTAA
- a CDS encoding hydrogen peroxide-inducible genes activator, whose translation MTLVQLEYIVAVDTYRSFVTAADKCFVTQPTLSMQVQKLEELLSVKIFDRSKQPVTPTEIGSQIIAQARIILQESAKVKELINSQQQDILGELRIGVIPTVAPYLLPQVISAMLEKYPDLKLLIWEYTTEDIVQHLKTGVLDCGILATPLTDSNIAETPLYYENFVSYISKNSKLYKKKSVDAEDLNGENIWLLNEGHCMRNQVLNICRSTKNNRLQGLEYNTGSVETLVRMVDLNGGATLLPELAIAELSAKQAGKIRYFKSPEPVREISLVTHKNFIKMRMLNALRDEILSIIPKTMKQKKKKDIVGI comes from the coding sequence ATGACGTTGGTTCAGCTGGAATATATTGTTGCCGTAGATACTTATAGAAGTTTTGTTACCGCCGCCGACAAGTGCTTTGTTACCCAACCAACATTGAGCATGCAAGTGCAAAAACTGGAGGAATTGCTGAGCGTAAAAATCTTCGACAGAAGCAAGCAGCCCGTTACACCTACAGAAATTGGCAGTCAGATTATTGCTCAGGCCCGGATTATATTGCAAGAAAGCGCAAAGGTAAAAGAGCTGATAAACAGCCAGCAACAAGATATTTTGGGCGAATTGCGCATTGGTGTAATCCCAACCGTAGCGCCGTATTTGTTGCCCCAGGTAATTTCTGCAATGCTCGAAAAATATCCGGACTTAAAGCTGTTAATTTGGGAATATACCACTGAAGATATTGTTCAGCATTTAAAAACCGGCGTGCTCGATTGCGGAATACTGGCCACGCCGCTAACAGATTCGAACATTGCTGAAACACCGCTTTACTACGAAAATTTTGTGAGCTACATTAGCAAAAACAGTAAGCTCTACAAAAAGAAATCGGTTGATGCCGAAGACCTCAACGGCGAAAATATTTGGTTGCTTAATGAGGGGCACTGCATGCGAAACCAGGTGTTGAACATTTGCCGATCGACGAAGAACAATCGTTTACAGGGGCTGGAATACAATACGGGAAGTGTAGAAACCCTGGTTCGGATGGTCGATTTAAATGGTGGAGCAACACTTTTGCCCGAGCTGGCCATTGCCGAATTAAGCGCAAAGCAGGCAGGGAAAATCCGCTATTTCAAATCGCCCGAACCTGTTCGCGAAATTAGTTTGGTTACGCATAAAAATTTCATCAAAATGAGAATGTTGAACGCCTTAAGAGATGAAATTCTTTCGATTATACCAAAAACAATGAAACAAAAGAAGAAAAAGGATATTGTAGGCATATGA
- a CDS encoding ferritin-like domain-containing protein gives MKSTTATTEVLNDLVQINNDRIEGYEKARKELTDSDADLKSLFLNMIEESQKYKMALATEIAALGEDIDTGTTNSGKIYRAWMDVKALFTGHDRQTVLNNCEFGEDAAQNAYKMALEDEDLPSHLRTLISEQKALLRTSHDEIKRLRDSQA, from the coding sequence ATGAAATCTACAACAGCAACTACAGAGGTTTTAAATGACCTAGTTCAAATTAATAACGACCGTATTGAAGGTTATGAAAAAGCACGTAAAGAATTAACAGATAGCGACGCTGATTTAAAATCGTTGTTTTTAAATATGATCGAAGAGAGTCAGAAATATAAAATGGCCTTAGCTACTGAAATAGCAGCTTTGGGCGAGGATATTGATACAGGAACTACAAACTCTGGTAAAATTTACCGTGCATGGATGGATGTTAAGGCATTGTTTACAGGCCACGATCGCCAAACGGTATTAAATAATTGCGAATTCGGTGAAGACGCAGCACAGAATGCTTATAAAATGGCTTTAGAAGATGAAGATTTACCTTCGCACTTGAGAACATTGATTTCTGAGCAAAAAGCATTATTGAGAACGTCGCACGACGAAATTAAGAGATTACGCGATTCTCAAGCGTAA
- a CDS encoding DUF3861 domain-containing protein: MEKRTNKYKLTLEEISLAKDSDAKNDPIMLEFDNHDNLFNIIKAVKSKAIFDNENEAAEFAIGLKMFTEVMLKNRSNDLFKEVQPAIGEFMKKLKNT; the protein is encoded by the coding sequence ATGGAGAAACGCACGAATAAATATAAACTAACCTTAGAGGAGATTTCGTTAGCGAAAGATAGCGACGCAAAAAACGATCCGATAATGCTTGAATTCGATAATCACGATAACCTGTTTAACATTATAAAAGCTGTAAAAAGTAAGGCCATCTTCGATAACGAAAACGAGGCAGCGGAATTTGCAATTGGCTTAAAAATGTTTACCGAAGTGATGCTCAAAAACAGAAGTAATGATCTTTTTAAGGAAGTGCAGCCAGCTATTGGCGAGTTTATGAAAAAATTGAAAAATACATAG
- a CDS encoding low molecular weight protein-tyrosine-phosphatase encodes MNILMVCLGNICRSPLAEGIMRHLVNERNLNWKIASAGTGNWHIGKAPDARSVIAASALGYDISRQRAQQFVSAMFADYDLILVMDKNNLKDVQALATTDNDRKKVRLFLDNDEVTDPYWDSGLFAPVCKQVEQRCFEIIEQLS; translated from the coding sequence ATGAACATTTTAATGGTTTGTTTGGGTAATATTTGTCGCTCTCCACTCGCCGAAGGCATCATGCGACACCTGGTGAATGAAAGAAACCTTAACTGGAAGATTGCTTCCGCAGGAACCGGAAACTGGCATATTGGCAAAGCGCCCGATGCCCGAAGTGTTATTGCTGCCAGTGCTTTGGGTTACGACATTAGCCGCCAAAGGGCGCAACAGTTCGTATCGGCAATGTTTGCCGATTACGATCTGATTCTGGTAATGGATAAGAACAATTTGAAAGATGTTCAAGCCCTCGCAACAACAGATAACGACCGCAAAAAAGTGCGACTTTTTTTAGATAACGATGAAGTTACAGATCCGTATTGGGATAGTGGGCTGTTTGCGCCAGTATGTAAACAGGTTGAACAAAGATGTTTCGAAATTATCGAGCAACTTTCTTAG